In Virgibacillus sp. NKC19-16, a single genomic region encodes these proteins:
- a CDS encoding MBL fold metallo-hydrolase codes for MNIQQIRNATLVVEYAGKKFLIDPMLSEKGAFPPFGPATGFPDAPRQDQNNPLVDLPTSIDQLIHNVDAVILTHLHPDHYDDAAKEALPKGVKIFVQNGEDAQVVKNDGFQNVEVLQEGTVFEDIQLIKTKGEHGRGEVLELAGNVCGVVFKQSNEKTLYVAGDTVWNDKVQNEIETHKPEIIVVNAGDNQFNEGGSLVMGKDDVYEVYKTAPDAKIIASHMEAVNHWGLSREELKNFISEKGITSIVLVPKDGEAYSF; via the coding sequence ATGAATATACAACAAATTCGCAATGCAACGCTGGTTGTCGAATATGCTGGGAAGAAATTCTTAATAGATCCAATGTTATCGGAAAAAGGGGCCTTCCCACCGTTTGGACCAGCTACAGGCTTTCCAGATGCACCAAGACAAGATCAAAATAATCCGTTAGTTGATTTACCGACGTCTATTGATCAACTTATTCATAATGTTGATGCCGTTATTCTTACCCATCTGCACCCTGACCATTATGATGATGCCGCTAAAGAAGCATTGCCAAAAGGTGTAAAAATATTTGTGCAAAACGGGGAAGATGCTCAAGTTGTTAAAAATGATGGCTTTCAAAATGTGGAAGTTTTACAAGAGGGTACAGTCTTTGAAGATATCCAATTAATCAAAACAAAAGGCGAACACGGTAGAGGGGAAGTACTAGAACTCGCTGGTAACGTATGTGGCGTTGTCTTCAAACAGTCGAATGAAAAAACGTTATATGTAGCTGGAGATACGGTTTGGAATGATAAAGTTCAGAACGAAATCGAAACGCACAAACCAGAAATCATTGTAGTAAATGCCGGTGATAATCAATTCAATGAAGGTGGCTCTCTCGTCATGGGCAAAGATGATGTCTATGAAGTGTATAAGACTGCCCCTGACGCAAAAATTATTGCCAGCCATATGGAAGCTGTCAATCATTGGGGGTTATCACGAGAAGAATTGAAGAACTTCATAAGTGAAAAAGGGATCACCTCTATTGTATTGGTGCCGAAAGACGGTGAAGCATACTCATTTTAA
- a CDS encoding IS200/IS605 family accessory protein TnpB-related protein, with protein MTMQTYFSNRIYKNTLENSSVDNTQHTLFMFNQAKHFRVQEEIREKRGSKAKSKQSVHLSVKAKYGLSDYYTTSIVQAGKALLSAQEELTKMYISNKKEQIKSVKKKIKNTKSNLTILKKIKSSFMKGEPKFNKTSREQQKGNFFVVEFKNKTDIYYNCYDFEHLYIDVQMKQLASRLGHLHFRLDRLQKQITSLQKNTKSVCFGSKKLAKARTTTQKYQSNPDLWRKDWYLARYGKMIVSGRKDARYGNFVFTYDPDNNILSFKAINGNVIKFDNVVFPYGQENIDNAIRTQMNLKNKKAFGKPISWSIEDRGEYYIVKALVDVSPDPYVNHAKDSGIIGLDLNVDHFAVSNINQIGQLIESFSMKFDVHNKTTGQLKKIIEAEAINFVGYAAQHKKPIALEKLDTMKSKVKNPYGNKKVNRRMSQFAYNTMIMAIKSRADKMGVEVYEVNPAYTSQIGKMKYMKRLGISIHEAASYVIARRTMGFKEKLPPVLHSLVPEKKQGLHHWAQWAYISNSLSIIRKNTFYQIELSSLNRLCSWNTLFPQDALTDFEKIGLDKLESRKSKA; from the coding sequence ATGACTATGCAAACTTATTTTTCTAACAGAATATATAAAAACACGTTAGAAAATAGTTCTGTAGATAATACACAACACACCCTTTTTATGTTTAATCAGGCGAAACATTTTCGGGTACAGGAGGAAATTCGTGAGAAGCGTGGTTCAAAAGCTAAATCAAAGCAATCCGTTCACTTAAGTGTAAAAGCAAAGTATGGATTAAGTGATTACTATACAACCAGTATCGTCCAGGCAGGCAAGGCGCTACTCTCTGCACAAGAAGAACTCACGAAAATGTATATTTCGAATAAAAAAGAACAGATCAAATCTGTTAAGAAAAAAATCAAAAATACTAAATCAAATCTGACTATTTTAAAGAAAATAAAGTCCTCTTTTATGAAAGGGGAGCCGAAATTTAATAAAACTTCCCGCGAACAACAAAAAGGCAACTTTTTTGTTGTGGAATTTAAAAATAAAACGGATATTTATTACAACTGTTATGATTTTGAACACCTCTATATAGATGTTCAAATGAAGCAGCTGGCATCCCGTCTGGGGCATTTGCATTTTAGGTTAGATAGGCTACAAAAACAAATTACTAGCTTACAAAAAAACACAAAAAGCGTTTGTTTTGGATCAAAAAAACTTGCAAAAGCAAGAACGACTACACAAAAATATCAATCAAATCCAGATCTTTGGAGAAAGGATTGGTATTTGGCTCGTTACGGGAAAATGATTGTCTCTGGTAGAAAAGATGCGAGATATGGTAATTTTGTTTTTACGTACGATCCAGATAATAATATACTTTCGTTTAAAGCTATTAACGGAAACGTTATAAAATTTGATAATGTCGTATTTCCGTATGGCCAAGAAAATATAGATAATGCTATTCGTACACAAATGAATTTAAAGAACAAAAAAGCATTTGGCAAGCCAATTAGTTGGTCGATTGAAGATCGCGGCGAATATTATATTGTCAAAGCTTTAGTTGATGTATCACCAGATCCGTATGTTAACCACGCCAAAGATAGTGGCATTATTGGTTTGGATTTAAACGTTGACCATTTTGCTGTATCGAATATAAATCAAATCGGGCAACTCATCGAATCGTTTTCGATGAAATTTGATGTCCATAATAAAACAACCGGTCAACTGAAAAAAATCATCGAAGCCGAAGCTATCAATTTCGTTGGTTATGCCGCCCAACATAAAAAGCCAATTGCACTAGAAAAATTAGATACGATGAAATCCAAAGTCAAAAATCCTTATGGAAATAAAAAGGTAAATCGACGAATGAGTCAATTTGCTTATAATACTATGATAATGGCTATTAAAAGCCGTGCTGACAAGATGGGCGTGGAGGTTTACGAGGTAAACCCTGCCTATACGAGTCAAATTGGTAAAATGAAATATATGAAACGTCTCGGAATTTCTATTCACGAGGCTGCTTCGTATGTCATTGCTCGCAGGACGATGGGTTTCAAAGAAAAACTTCCACCGGTGTTGCATTCGCTTGTTCCAGAGAAGAAACAAGGTCTACATCACTGGGCGCAATGGGCGTACATTTCGAACTCCCTATCTATTATTCGTAAAAATACGTTCTATCAGATAGAGCTTTCTAGTTTAAACAGGTTGTGTTCCTGGAATACATTATTTCCTCAAGATGCTTTGACAGATTTCGAAAAAATAGGTCTGGATAAACTAGAAAGCAGAAAATCCAAGGCTTAG
- a CDS encoding Lrp/AsnC family transcriptional regulator: MLDNTDMRVLKELFNNSRITMKELGEKVHLTGQAAADRVAKLEDNEVIEGYTIKINQAQLGYVVHAFITIMTQTMNHQPYFSFIKTQEQYIVDNYKISGEGCYLLECKFPSNEVLDQFLKGLNEYANYKLSIVINK; encoded by the coding sequence ATGTTAGATAACACAGATATGCGTGTCCTGAAAGAATTATTCAATAACAGTCGTATCACTATGAAGGAATTGGGTGAGAAGGTCCATTTGACCGGCCAGGCTGCTGCAGATAGAGTAGCGAAACTGGAAGACAATGAGGTGATTGAGGGGTATACCATAAAGATTAATCAAGCTCAATTAGGGTATGTTGTACATGCTTTTATCACTATCATGACGCAAACGATGAATCATCAACCTTATTTCTCGTTTATAAAAACACAAGAACAATATATTGTAGACAACTATAAAATTAGTGGGGAAGGTTGTTATCTTCTTGAATGCAAATTTCCATCGAATGAGGTGTTAGATCAATTTTTGAAGGGTTTAAATGAATATGCGAATTATAAGTTATCGATTGTTATTAATAAATAG